GACAGATCATTCACTGTAGATGGTGCCGCCCACGGTGGTTGTCCGAAGATCGACGCGTGTCGCCGTCCGTCGCGGTGCTTCCGGCTCTACGGTGTGGTCGTGGCGCAGGCCACGCCGATGCCGAGGTCGACGCGGTGGTCCTGGCCGTTCGAGGTCACGATGACGGGTACGCAGCCCGCCCGCGCGACCCAGGTGCCGCCGACGAACGCCAGCCACCGAGCCTGCCCACCTTCTGGTGCGCAGGCGTGCACGGTGGCGGTCGCGGCTGGCGTGGTGGCTGCGCCCCATCCGACCCGGGCCCTGCCCTCCCATCCCGGTGCGATCCGGAGGTCCACGACCCGGTCCGCGCGGACGACCAGCCCCCACTTGGCGAAGAGCCGCGCCGCCGGGTCGGCCTCGCCGGACTCCTCGGCGGACAGCACGGCCGCGCTGGGCACCGCCACGTCCTCTCCAACCAGCCGGTAGCCCGCCGGCGGTGCCGACATCTCCGTGACCGACGGGGTGCAGGGCGGCTCGCCACCGCTCGGGCTCGTTGATGTCGTCGCGCCGTTGGGCGGCGGCGCGCTGGGTTGCCGCGAGTCACCTGCGGGCGTGCAGGCGGTCAGCGCCGCCGCCAGACACACCAGGCCCCACCGTGCGATCGGCCCGGGCACCGGTTGGACCGGAACGCGTGGGGGCCGGATGGTCGTCGTGCTCGCACTCATCCGACATTCATAGCTGGTTGTCGTGATCCCTGACGGCCGGCCCGGAGGTGGTTACGGTCGTGGATGTTGTGGTTCCCCGACCGTTCGAGGGGTGATCGCATGGCCCCCGGTTGTAGGAGCTGGCGTTACGTGAGCCTCACGCTGGAGCTGGTCGCCTTCGTGGCAGCCCAACAACAGCGCGAGGACCTCGCCGTGGTGGCAAAGGCCCTCGCGGTGCTAGGACAGATGGCGACGACCTGGGTTGACGGCCGTAGACGTCGCTGATGTCCGCCGAGGGGCGGGAAGCTTGCTTCCCGCCCCTCTTCTCTGTCGCGTTCAATTGGGCGAGTGTGTCGCCCAACTACCGGGGTTGACTACTTCTCGCAGCGGATGCCCGACCACAACCGGGGAACTGCTGCTGAGCCACCTGCATCCCTGTCGGCGACTTTGCCGGCGCCGACGTCGGGTGGTCGCTGCCGGTGCTGGCCGTCATGGCCGCAGGGCGGTCGCGGCCGGAGTCCAGGTCGACTCGTCCTCGACGTCGGCGACCGTGATCCCCTTGGCGATCTTCTCCAGCTCGGCCCGCGGCAGCTGGTTACCGTGCCTAGCGGGGCTGACCTCGAGGACGACTGTGCCGTCGGCGCTCCAGAACTGGCACCAGCTGCCGGGCAGCGGGCCGTCCCGCCCGGGCCGGTCGGCTACGTCGTAGCACTCCGTCACACCGGGCTTCGGCGTCTGGTCCGCGCTGCTACTCGGGATGACGGAGATGTGGAATCCGTCTGTGATGGCACCCTCGGTCGCGTCGTACGGTGCGGCCAGTCCAGTGGTGGGCACGGAGGACTTGGTGTACGTCGCGCCGCCGTAGTCGCCGGCGCGGGCCGTGGCGATGCCGCCGAGGCCTGCCGTGGTGTGGGTGCCGATCTGCAACGGCACGTAACCGTCCGGCAGGTAGCCCACCGTGAAGGGCACCAGGGCCGGCGTCGGCCTGCTGGGCTTCAGGCCTTCGACCAGGCCGCCCAGCTCCTCGAAGCTCGGCGTGGCCTTGTCGCCGGAGTACGACGTGACAGCCGCCCAGGCGTTGTCGGCGTACTCCCAGGCGAAGAGCTTGTTGCCGCCATCCACCGGGCGCTGCGGGTCAAGGCCGACCGGCAGCGTCGCCTGCACGGCCCTGCGCCCGGCCACGGTGACGTTCGTGCCGTCCTTGATCTTGGTGGGGTCGAAGGCGCCGGGCCGGTAGACGGTCAGGTATGCCCAGAGGGCCGGCTTCCCGTTTTCCCTGTTCCGCAAGAACTCGTCGCCCTGCTCCTCCACCTCCTGGCGGGTCATGGGCTTGTCATTCGAGGTGTGGCCGTCGGAGTAGACGGAGGCGATCTGGTACGCGGTGGACGCGACGATCGGGTCCTGCACATGCAGCGTGCCGGCGTCGTACCCGGTGAAGGTGAAGGTGAACGGCGCGGCGTCGGGCCACTCGGCCCCGGCCGGCTTGGACGCCGCCGCGCCGGCCCCGGCCGGCGTGGCCGGGGAGCTCTGCTCGGCACCTAGGGTCGGTACCACGAACGCACCGGCGACCACGGCCACGACGAGGCCCGCCGCGCCAGCTGACGCGAATCCGGCCCGACGGCGGCGCTCAGCCCGCCGCCCTGCCGTGATGATGTCGTCGATGGTGCGGGACATCGGCGGCTCTTCGCCCGTTACGGTGTCCACGAGATCATGCAACCGCATGGGTCCACTCCTTTTTCGACGGTTCAATGAGATCGGTACGGTCGCCGCCGAGTGACTCGCGCAGCTTCGCCAGGCCACGGGAGACCTGACTCTTGGCCGTGCCCACAGTGCAGTTCAGGACGCTGGCGGTGTCCTCCAGGCTCAGATCCAGGTAGTGCCGGAGCACAACTGCGGCTCGCTGCCGGGGTGGCACCGCGTCAAGCGCCGCCCGCAGGCGCATCCGCTCGTCGGTCGCACCGGCGGGGTCGCGCAGCGCGATGTCCGGCATGGCGTCACCGGCCGACCGCTCGCGTCGCCACGGCCGACGGGTCTCGTCGACCGCGGCCCGGTAGACCATGGTCTTGACGTAGAGATCGGGCCGGTCCAGCTTCCGCCAGCGGGGGTAAAGCTTGACCAGAGCGTTGGCCACGGCGTCCTCCGCCGCGTGCCAGTCACCGCAGGTCACGTACGCCAGCTTGCGCAGTGACGCCATTTCTGACGTCACGAACTCGCGGAATGCTTGCTCGTCTTCGGCTATCAAGTCCACTGCCTCCTCATGACGGAGGTAGAACGGACCCGCCCACCCGGAAAGTTGCACCGCTCGAAGAAGTGGGCAGATTGACAGCGGCGGTCGCTGCCGATCAGCTGGGCTCGGCCTGTTCCGGGGTTCTCGGCGCTGATTTCGTCGCGAAACCCGCCGGTGCCGGGACGCCCCGGAGCAGAATGGTGGACCGGGGAGGGGTGCCGCGACGAGCCGGGGGAGCAGGCGTGCTGGCAACCAGCCTCCTCGGCCGGCTCCGCCGCCGTGACCCGGGGGACGCCATCCTGCGGCGCGCGGCGCGACTGACGATCGTCGCGTCCGTCGTCTTCTACGGCTGCCGCTACGGCGCGGGCAGTCCGATGCTCGCCACGTACGGCCTGTTCGGCACGATCGCGGCCGGGTCGTTCGCGCAACTGCCCGGTCCCGCGCCGCAACGGGCGCGGATCCTCGTCCTGTCGCTGCCGGGGGTCTGGGCGCTGATCGTCGCGGGCTCACTGTTGGCGTGGAGCACGTGGGCGGCCGCCGGTGGGATGCTGGTCATCGGGTTCGTCGTGGCGTTCGCCGGGGTTGGCAACCCGCGCCTGGTGGGGTTGGCGAGCGCGTTCCAGCTCTTCTACATCCTGGCGTCCTTCCCGCCGTACCAGCCGGGCACCCTGCCGCAGCGACTCGGCGGGGTCACGTTCGCGATCGTGCTGCTCGCCGCCGCCGAGGTTGTTCTCTGGCCCGATCCGGTGCCGGTCTCCTACCGGCAGCGTCTCACCCAGGCGGCGGACGGCGTCGCGGCGCTCCTGGACGCCACCGCCGACGGGTTGACCCACCCGCACGCCGGTCCGGGTGATCGGGACGCGCGGCGCGAGCGGGCGTACGACGTGGTGGCCGCCATCGAGTTGGGCCGCAACCCACCGGAGTGGGCCCCCACCGCGGCGGGCGTTCAGGACCGGGCGCTGCGGATCTGCGCGGCCGCCCTGCGGGAGGTGCTCGTCGAGGCGGACCGGCTGGTGACGGACGCCCCGCCGGAGCCGGCCGGGGACCTGGCGGCGGCGGGTCTGCTGCGCTCGTGCGCGGACACCACCCGCGCCGCGGGTCGCAGCCTCTCGCCGGGTGCCCCGGCAGTGCTCGTCGACGGCCTGGACACCGCGGTCGGGCGAGCCGAGACGGCGTACCCCGTGGGGGAGGGCGACGGCCGCGACACGTCGGACGTACCTCGGTTGTGCCGGGACGCGACAGCGCTGGCCCTCGCCGACCAGGTGCGGGTCTTCGCCGTCGGCGCCCGGGTGGCCACCGGGGCGCCGCTGCACGGCGAGGACGCGACCTCGGGGCTCTTCGAGTACGCGCGACACAGCCCGTGGACGCTGTACTGGTGGCAGTTCCGCTCCCACCTGGCACCCCGCTCCGCCCACCTGCACAGCTCGCTCCGGCTGGCGGTGGCGCTCGCCCTCGCTCGGGTCGCCGCCGGGGTGTTGCACCTGACCCACGGCTTCTGGGTGCTGCTGGCCACCCTCACGGTCCTGCGTACCTCGGCCTCGGACACCCGCACCGCCCTGCGGCCGGCCGTGCTGGGCACGATCGCCGGTGCCGCTGTCAGCGGCGGGCTGATGGTCGTCGTCGACCAGCCCGTCGTGTACGCCGTCGTCCTGCCGGTCACCCTGATGCTGGCCTTCGGCGTCGGTCGCCTGCTCGGTCCGGTGTGGCAGCAGGCGCTGTTCACCCTGCTGCTGACGGTCGTGTTCGCCCAGCTCAGCCCGGAGGGGTGGCGGCTCGCCGAGGTCCGTCTCGTCGACGTGCTGCTCGGTGCGGTGATCGGTGTTCTCGTCGGCGTGGCGATGTGGCCGCGTGGCGCGGCCCACGACCTGCGGCACAACGCCACCCGCTACCTGGCCGCCAACGCGGACGCGGTCGAGCAGACCGTCGAGGCGATGCTCGGTGACGCGCCGTCTCCGGACCGCGCCCTCGACCGGGTACGACGCCGGATGATCCTGATCGACTCGTCGTACTGCCAGTACCACTTCGAGCGGCACGACCCGCACCGTCAGCAGGTGAACTGGTCCGCGATCCTGAGCGCCGGGCACCACGTGGTGCCCGGCGCCGAGTCGCTGCTGCGGCGCAACCCGCCCGGCTGCCTGGCCGGCTGGCCGGCGGCGGCGGTCCTGCTGCGGGACTCCGCCGGGCACCTGCGATCGGCGTACGCGGCCCTCGCCGACGAGGTCGCGCACGGCCGGCCAGCTGGTCCGACACCCCTCCCGACCGGCTGTGCCGCCGAACTGGACCGGATCCGTCCGGCCCTCGGCGAGGCCGACCCCCGGTCCGTCCGGCACCTGGTGGAGGTCGACCGGTGGCTCGCCGGTCTCGCCGACACCCTCGCCCGGATCCACCCGCCGGCTCAGGGCGACTCGGCTGGCCGCCGTGGGCAGCCGTGACCCGGTCCGCCAGGCCGCCGGTTGCCGATTGGCCGTGCCCCTTCGGGGCCGTGCCGCCTAGCGTCGAGCACATGGAGATCGAGCAGGCACAGAAGCTGTGGCAGCCGGAACCCGGCTGGCTGAACACCGCCTCCTACGGGTTGCCGCCCGAGCCGGCGTGGACGGCGTTGCAGGACGCTCTCGCCGCATGGCGGGTCGGCAGCACGTCGTGGGAGGGGTGGGGCGAGTCGGTGCAGCGCTCCCGTACCGCGGTCGCGGGTCTGATCAACGTGCCGGACAGCGACGTGGCGGTCGGTGCCGCCGTGTCCCAGATCCTCGCGCCGGTCGCGGCGGCGCTGCCGTCTGGTGCCACGGTGGTGGTGCCGGACGTCGAGTTCACCTCGAACCTGTTCCCCTGGCTGGTCCAGGAGGGCCGCGGCGTCACGGTCCGCACGGTGCCGGTGGACGGGCTGGCCGACGCGATCGACGCCGACACCGACCTGGTCGCGTTCAGTCTGGTCCAGTCGGCTGACGGTGCTGTCGCCGCGTACGACGAAATTGTCGCGGCGGCCCGCGCGCACGACGCGTTGGTGGTGGTGGACGCGACCCAGGCGTGCGGCTGGCTGCCGTTCGACGGGAGTCGGGCCGACGTGGTGGCGGTGGGCGGCTACAAGTGGCTGATGAATCCGCGCGGCACCGCGTACGCCTATCTGGCCCCGGCGCTGCGCGAGCGGCTGCGCCCGGACGCGGCCGGCTGGTATGCGGGCCGCGACCCGCACGCCTCCTACTACGGTCCGCCGCTGCGGCTGGCCGACGACGCCCGCCGGTTCGACATCTCGCCGGCCTGGTTCAGCTGGGTCGGTGCGGCGCCCGCCCTGGAGTTGGTCGCCGAGATCGGTGTGCCGGCGATC
This portion of the Micromonospora zamorensis genome encodes:
- a CDS encoding aminotransferase class V-fold PLP-dependent enzyme, whose amino-acid sequence is MEIEQAQKLWQPEPGWLNTASYGLPPEPAWTALQDALAAWRVGSTSWEGWGESVQRSRTAVAGLINVPDSDVAVGAAVSQILAPVAAALPSGATVVVPDVEFTSNLFPWLVQEGRGVTVRTVPVDGLADAIDADTDLVAFSLVQSADGAVAAYDEIVAAARAHDALVVVDATQACGWLPFDGSRADVVAVGGYKWLMNPRGTAYAYLAPALRERLRPDAAGWYAGRDPHASYYGPPLRLADDARRFDISPAWFSWVGAAPALELVAEIGVPAIREHNVALANRFLTGLGRPPGDSAIVSVDVPDAEQRLGAAGIRAAVRAGRVRASFHLYSTEADVDAALTALVG
- a CDS encoding FUSC family protein, producing the protein MLATSLLGRLRRRDPGDAILRRAARLTIVASVVFYGCRYGAGSPMLATYGLFGTIAAGSFAQLPGPAPQRARILVLSLPGVWALIVAGSLLAWSTWAAAGGMLVIGFVVAFAGVGNPRLVGLASAFQLFYILASFPPYQPGTLPQRLGGVTFAIVLLAAAEVVLWPDPVPVSYRQRLTQAADGVAALLDATADGLTHPHAGPGDRDARRERAYDVVAAIELGRNPPEWAPTAAGVQDRALRICAAALREVLVEADRLVTDAPPEPAGDLAAAGLLRSCADTTRAAGRSLSPGAPAVLVDGLDTAVGRAETAYPVGEGDGRDTSDVPRLCRDATALALADQVRVFAVGARVATGAPLHGEDATSGLFEYARHSPWTLYWWQFRSHLAPRSAHLHSSLRLAVALALARVAAGVLHLTHGFWVLLATLTVLRTSASDTRTALRPAVLGTIAGAAVSGGLMVVVDQPVVYAVVLPVTLMLAFGVGRLLGPVWQQALFTLLLTVVFAQLSPEGWRLAEVRLVDVLLGAVIGVLVGVAMWPRGAAHDLRHNATRYLAANADAVEQTVEAMLGDAPSPDRALDRVRRRMILIDSSYCQYHFERHDPHRQQVNWSAILSAGHHVVPGAESLLRRNPPGCLAGWPAAAVLLRDSAGHLRSAYAALADEVAHGRPAGPTPLPTGCAAELDRIRPALGEADPRSVRHLVEVDRWLAGLADTLARIHPPAQGDSAGRRGQP
- a CDS encoding SigE family RNA polymerase sigma factor — its product is MIAEDEQAFREFVTSEMASLRKLAYVTCGDWHAAEDAVANALVKLYPRWRKLDRPDLYVKTMVYRAAVDETRRPWRRERSAGDAMPDIALRDPAGATDERMRLRAALDAVPPRQRAAVVLRHYLDLSLEDTASVLNCTVGTAKSQVSRGLAKLRESLGGDRTDLIEPSKKEWTHAVA